In the genome of Nocardioides sp. NBC_00368, the window GCAGCTCGCCGCGCGCGGCGACCGCGTACGCCTCCTCACCCGCTCCGGGAGCGGTCCGGTGCACGAGAACATCGAGCGCCTCCGCGGCGATGCCACCGACACCGAGACGGTCACCCAGGCGGCCACCGGCACCCGCGCCGTCTTCCACTGCATGCACGGCAGCGCCTACGCCGCGGAGACGTGGCGCGCCGAGCTCCCGCGGGCCGAGAAGATCGTGCTCGAGGCCGCCGGGCGGGCCGGCGCCGTGGTCGTCTTCCCGGAGAGCCTCTACGCCTACGGCCACGTCGCCGGCCCGATGACCGAGCAGACCCCGCGGAACGCCGACTTCGGCAAGCCCGCGGTGCGCGTCGAGCTGCTCCGCGCCCGCGACGCTTCCCCGACACCGACGGTCAGCGTCGCGGCCTCGGACTTCTACGGCCCGCTGGTGCGTACCGCCCACGCCGGCGAGCGGATGGTGCCGACGGTCCTCGCCGGCCGCACCATGCGGGTCCTCGGCGACCCGGACGCGCCGCACTCGTGGACATACGTCCCCGACCTCGGCGCCGCGATGATCAGGGCGGCCGACGAGGAGAGTCTGTGGGACTCCTTCCTGCACGCTCCCACCGCCCCAGCGATCTCCCAGCGCGACCTCGTCCGGCTCTATGCCGACGTCGCCGGGGTCGAAGCGCCGCGGGTCGGCCGGATCCCCACCTGGGCGCTGAAGGCGATCGGCACGGTGCATGCCGGCACCCGGGAGCTGGCCGAGATGGTCTACCAGTTCGACAAGCCGTTCGTGCTGGACTCCTCGGCCAGCGAGTCGCTTCTCGGCCTGTCCCCGACCCCGCTCGAGACCGGGGCCAAGGCGACGGTGGACTGGTGGCGTACGCAGGCCTGAGGGGGCTAGCGGGCGCTCCAGCCGCCGTCCATGGCCCACGAGGCGCCGGAGACCATCGAGGCGTCGGGGCCGGTGAGCCAGCCGACCAGCGAGCCGACCTCGTCGGGCTCGACCAGCCGCTTCACCGCCACGTCCTGCAACAGGACCCGCTCGACGACCTCGGAGGCGTCCACACCGTGCACCTCGGCCTGGTCGGCGATCTGCTTCTCCACCAGCGGTGTACGCACGTAGCCGGGGTTGATGCAGACGCTGGTCACACCGTGCGGGCCGCCCTCGAGGGCGGTGACCTTCGAGAGTCCCTCCAGACCGTGCTTGGCCGAGACGTAGGCGCTCTTGAAGGGGGAGGCGACCAGGCCGTGCACGGAGGAGATGTTGATGATGCGGCCCCAGCCGTTGGCGTACATGTGCGGCAAGGCGGCCCTGACCAGCAGGAACGGCGCGACGAGCATGATCGAGTGGATCCTGCGGAAGTCGTCGGGGTCGAACTTCTCGATGGGGCTGACCCGCTGGATGCCGGCGTTGTTGACCAGGACGTCGACCTCGAGGCTGAGGTCGTCGAGCTCGTGGGTCGCGGTCAGGTCGACCACCCACGCCTCGCCGCCGATCTCCTCGGCGAGGGCGTGGGCAGCGTCGCCGGCCAGGTCGGCGACGACGACCCGCGCGCCGCGGGCGGCGAGCTCGCGGGCCACCGCCGCGCCGATCCCCGACGCGCCGCCGGTGACCAGGGCCCGTCGGCCCTGCAGCGTACGTCCGGGATCGACGCCGCCCGAGACGGCCGAGATCACGCGGCGCTCACCTCGCGTGCGGCTTCACGGTCGGCGTCGGCCCGGTCCAGCGCACGCAGCGAGGTGCCCTTCGTCTCCTTGAGGGTGAGGACGACGAGCGCGGTGATGACGCCCGCCACGGCGAGGTAGACCGCGGTGTTGGTCCAGGTGCCGGTGTCCTTGAGCCAGGCGATGGCCAGCAGCGGCGCGAGCGAGCCGGCGAAGATCGAGGTCACCTGGTAGGAGATCGAGATGCCGGAGTAGCGCATCCGGGTCGGGAACATCTCGGCCATGATCGCGGGCTGGGTGGAGTACATCAGGGCATGGATCGCCAGGCCGGCGATCAGCGCGGCGCAGATCGCGACGTTGCTCTTGGTGTCGAGCATCGGGAAGGCCCAGAAGCCCCAGGTCGCGCCGAGCACCGCACCGACCAGGTAGACCG includes:
- a CDS encoding NAD-dependent epimerase/dehydratase family protein, with amino-acid sequence MNSTYLVIGAGPVGATIAQQLAARGDRVRLLTRSGSGPVHENIERLRGDATDTETVTQAATGTRAVFHCMHGSAYAAETWRAELPRAEKIVLEAAGRAGAVVVFPESLYAYGHVAGPMTEQTPRNADFGKPAVRVELLRARDASPTPTVSVAASDFYGPLVRTAHAGERMVPTVLAGRTMRVLGDPDAPHSWTYVPDLGAAMIRAADEESLWDSFLHAPTAPAISQRDLVRLYADVAGVEAPRVGRIPTWALKAIGTVHAGTRELAEMVYQFDKPFVLDSSASESLLGLSPTPLETGAKATVDWWRTQA
- a CDS encoding 3-hydroxybutyrate dehydrogenase codes for the protein MISAVSGGVDPGRTLQGRRALVTGGASGIGAAVARELAARGARVVVADLAGDAAHALAEEIGGEAWVVDLTATHELDDLSLEVDVLVNNAGIQRVSPIEKFDPDDFRRIHSIMLVAPFLLVRAALPHMYANGWGRIINISSVHGLVASPFKSAYVSAKHGLEGLSKVTALEGGPHGVTSVCINPGYVRTPLVEKQIADQAEVHGVDASEVVERVLLQDVAVKRLVEPDEVGSLVGWLTGPDASMVSGASWAMDGGWSAR